In Tenrec ecaudatus isolate mTenEca1 chromosome 4, mTenEca1.hap1, whole genome shotgun sequence, a single window of DNA contains:
- the LOC142445876 gene encoding olfactory receptor 52A1-like encodes MFISNFTVFMPSVLTLLGISGLESAQCWIGIPFFVMYLSAMIGNFLLLTIIQSERSLHEPMYIFLGMLGTTDIGLATSVIPKMLGVFWFHIPEIYFDSCLLQMWLIHTFQGIESGILLAMAFDRYIAICYPLRHATILTFQLVIQIGTAVTLRAVALVTPCLILIKSRLKYYHTTVISHSYCEHMAIVKLAAGNIWIHKIYGLFVAFTVGGFDIIFISLSYIQILTTVLRLPQKEARFKAFDTCITHICVFLQFYLLAFFSFFTHRFGSHIPPYIHILFSSIYLLVPPFLNPLVYGLKTRQIRSHVVKMFNI; translated from the coding sequence ATGTTCATTTCCAATTTTACTGTCTTCATGCCTTCTGTGTTGACACTACTAGGGATCTCAGGGCTGGAGTCTGCGCAGTGCTGGATTGGGATCCCATTCTTTGTCATGTATCTCAGTGCAATGATTGGAAACTTCTTGCTGCTGACCATCATACAATCAGAACGCAGCCTCCATGAGCCTATGTATATCTTTCTAGGCATGCTCGGAACCACTGATATTGGACTTGCTACGAGCGTTATACCCAAGATGCTTGGGGTGTTCTGGTTTCATATCCCAGAAATTTATTTTGACTCTTGTTTGCTTCAAATGTGGCTTATACACACTTTTCAGGGCATTGAGTCAGGTATTCTGCTTGCTATGGCTTTTGATCGTTACATTGCCATCTGTTATCCTCTGAGGCATGCCACCATCTTAACCTTCCAGCTGGTCATCCAAATAGGTACTGCAGTAACTCTCAGGGCTGTTGCCCTTGTAACACCCTGCCTAATTCTGATAAAGAGCCGCCTTAAATATTATCACACAACTGTCATCTCGCACTCCTACTGTGAGCATATGGCGATTGTGAAGCTTGCTGCAGGAAATATTTGGATCCATAAAATTTATGGTTTGTTTGTGGCCTTTACAGTTGGAGGATTTGACATCATATTCATTTCCTTGTCCTACATCCAGATATTGACCACCGTTTTACGTCTGCCCCAGAAGGAAGCTAGGTTTAAAGCATTTGATACTTGTATCAcccacatttgtgtcttcctccagttctATCTCCtagccttcttctccttctttacACACAGGTTTGGTTCTCACATCCCCCCTTATATCCACATTCTCTTTTCTAGCATTTACTTGCTGGTCCCTCCATTCCTTAATCCACTTGTCTATGGTTTAAAGACAAGACAGATACGCAGTCATGtagtgaaaatgttcaatatttaa
- the LOC142445877 gene encoding olfactory receptor 52A1-like yields MFISNFTVFMPSVLTLVGIPGLESVQCWIGIPFFVMYLIAMIGNFLLLTVIKSERSLHEPMYIFLSMLGTTDIGLATSIIPKMLGVFWFHMPEIYFDACLLQMWLIHTFQGVESGILLAMAFDRYIAICYPLRHATILTFRLVIQIGTAVTLRAAAFVTPCIILIKSRLKYYHTTVISHSYCEHMAIVKLAAGNIWIHKICGLFVAFTVAGFDIIFISLSYIHILTTVLRLPQKEARFKAFDTCITHICVFLQFYLLAFFSFFTHRFGSHIPPYIHILFSITYLVVPPFLNPLVYGLKTRQIRSHVMKIFSV; encoded by the coding sequence ATGTTCATTTCCAATTTTACTGTCTTCATGCCCTCTGTGTTGACTCTAGTAGGGATCCCAGGGCTGGAGTCTGTGCAGTGCTGGATTGGGATCCCATTCTTTGTCATGTATCTCATTGCAATGATTGGAAACTTCTTGCTGCTGACCGTCATAAAATCAGAACGCAGCCTCCACGAGCCTATGTACATCTTCCTCAGCATGCTTGGAACCACTGATATTGGACTTGCTACGAGCATTATACCCAAGATGCTTGGAGTGTTCTGGTTTCATATGCCAGAAATTTATTTTGACGCTTGCTTACTTCAAATGTGGCTTATACACACTTTTCAGGGTGTTGAGTCAGGCATCCTCCTTGCAATGGCTTTTGATCGTTACATAGCCATCTGTTACCCTCTGAGGCATGCCACCATCTTAACCTTCCGGCTGGTTATCCAAATAGGTACTGCAGTCACTCTCAGGGCTGCTGCCTTTGTCACCccctgtataatactgataaaGAGCCGCCTTAAATATTATCACACAACTGTCATCTCGCACTCCTACTGTGAGCATATGGCGATTGTGAAGCTTGCTGCAGGAAATATTTGGATCCACAAAATCTGTGGTTTATTTGTGGCCTTTACTGTTGCAGGATTTGACATCATATTCATTTCCTTGTCCTACATCCATATATTGACCACCGTTTTACGTCTGCCCCAGAAGGAAGCTAGGTTTAAAGCATTTGATACTTGTATCAcccacatttgtgtcttcctccagttctATCTCCtagccttcttctccttctttacACACAGGTTTGGTTCTCATATCCCCCCTTATATCCACATTCTCTTTTCTATCACTTACTTGGTGGTCCCTCCATTTCTTAATCCACTTGTCTATGGTTTAAAGACAAGACAGATTCGCAGTCATGTAATGAAAATATTCAGTGTTTAA